One part of the Atribacteraceae bacterium genome encodes these proteins:
- the flgN gene encoding flagellar export chaperone FlgN: MKELSDYLDFLLDLIGKEIEVQECILQIAGEKRRVLRENHIEELLCYLRQEETLLLQAQDLEREMNQVWKKMCNEHSLNLPVFRLADLIDLADDEQAQLLSKTKEHLSTVVRDLEVINRQNALLIKEALEYINIVFSLLVEGPPEKSGALGYAPPGGKEGPGKNINGLFIDGTV; encoded by the coding sequence AAGGAATTGAGCGATTACCTCGATTTCCTGTTGGACCTGATCGGAAAAGAAATCGAGGTTCAGGAATGCATTCTCCAGATAGCCGGAGAGAAAAGAAGAGTTCTTCGGGAAAACCATATCGAAGAACTCCTTTGCTATCTCAGGCAGGAGGAAACCCTGCTCCTACAAGCTCAGGATTTAGAAAGGGAAATGAACCAGGTTTGGAAGAAGATGTGTAATGAGCACTCTTTGAATTTACCGGTTTTTCGGTTGGCTGATCTGATCGATCTTGCCGATGACGAACAGGCGCAGCTTTTGAGCAAAACCAAAGAACACCTCAGCACGGTAGTCCGGGACCTCGAGGTTATCAACCGCCAGAATGCCCTGTTAATCAAGGAAGCGCTGGAATACATCAACATCGTTTTTTCACTCCTGGTGGAAGGACCCCCGGAAAAATCGGGCGCGCTGGGCTATGCACCGCCTGGCGGCAAGGAGGGTCCGGGAAAGAATATCAACGGTCTGTTCATCGACGGGACCGTGTAG